TCTGCAACCTTTTTGCAGCTGTTTCAGAAGACACTGATGGATCTGCAGATGGAGGTATGTAGTGCATCCTTACAAACGCCTTTAAACAACAGGTTTTGCTAATTTGATTTGCAAGTAATTATTGCCGCACGTGGCTTGTTTCGATATGTGTACGTTGTCCTTCTTTGACCTCAGGTGAGTTCAGTGGGTCAGTGTATTAAGTCATTTACAGATGTCACAGGTAAATCCAGACAGATGTCATGTCAAACTAAATAGCTTTAAAAATACCCCACACTATATATTTCAATTCTAAATCATATCCACAACCTTCAGTTTACACAAGTGCACCACGTGGTTGCATGGTTTCGTGTGACTGAAAACTTCCCCTTCTCACTGGTTTTTCTTCCTGATTTTCAGGTTCAGGTTGTTTTTAACTCACAGTtttggttgtgtttttgttttcagatttGTTATTGCCTTTCAAATGGGTTATCCTTTTCTGTGTACAaatgtaattctttgttattgtATATAGTAGTCAATTATTTTACTCAATAGAGTTCCAAGAAATGAAAGGTTTCCTGACTATTGCACAGTAGAATAACTATTTTTATTGGAAATAACTCACACTGTAGAACATGTATTTCTGTACTGTGTGTGAGCAGCTGATTTCTCCTTTGCCCCACAGGTATTGGGGCGATCATTGATGATGAGGATTTATTCGTCCAGGAATGTGAGTGTACCCCAGTCCTCGCGAGtcttaaagagagagaaaatcgTTTTCCAGTTACTTTTGCATCACGCCCATAAACACTGTAACGGCAGCGGTTCAAAAGAGACCTGTGTGAAGGTTACGGCCTCAGTAAGTCAGCATTGTGTATAGGTCGCTCCAGTCCAGTGAAATGTGTGAGTTTGTGGCCCCTGTtggctttccctcctcacaacCATTAAGCCCTGAATGGAATCAATTAGCTCCCTGGAGGGGCCCTGTGGATCCTGCTAAAAGGCCAATGAGCACATCGACATCTCCACCATTCTGCCGGTCAGCTAATCAACATTGGCATTCTCTCTCCACGCCTGTCTCCGTCACCCCTCGTCTTCGCTTTGATGGACACTTGATAGAATTACAGATCTGTTTGGAAGTGGGCAGTCGGCTCCTGGACAAGCAGCCTCTGTGCAGGATCTGCAAGGTTCTCCCGAAGCCTCTTTTTGGAGACAAAAGCTTGTGTCCCAATGCTTAATTCCATTCCTTCTTTTTTGTAGCTAGAGATCTGGATGGCGAGAGTCCAGGTGAAGTTGCGGGTGTaaaagaagcagcaggtgagatgtGTATTTCAGTTATACAGTACATGTATAAAAATCACCTATTTGTATTAACttacttttctttcctttcttttagATCATTTGACCATGATTATCATTATTGTTGCTGTGGCCGCACTGATTCTTTCAGCTGTTGTAATAATCAGTAAgtcttttgtgttttgctttgACATAACGTAGTTTTACGTGAAATCATTTCTGTGTAATTTCCACAGTTGATAAATGCACTGCGGTAAATCCCACCAGTGTGGGGCTGGAATCTCTTTGGTCCTTGTGTGCCTTGTAAAGCTTTTAATCCCTAAGCAAATATGAACTTTTCTCTTGTACGGCCGTGACcttttttcattattctttcCTGCAGCTGTAGTGCTGGTAAGGCGCCGCTTGCACAATCGACAGCAAGGGTAAGGTCACATTTTTTTCACTTAAAAGTTGCCATTTGAGAGATGTACGTTCCACTTTATGTTAAGTCAGCCTGCAGGTGACAGAACCCGTCTGTTGGGTAACAGCCCTTCTGCTGCCACGCCAATGAACCCAGCCTCGTCCTACGGCATCAAAAtcagattaaaaacaaaacactcggGTGGAAAAAACATAACTGGCACCCACCCATCTAAGCCCGCCTGGACTTGTAGAGCAATCAGTCACAGCCTGAGGCCCTCCGCTGCCACCACTGCACGCTCCACACCTCTAACCCTTCCCATGTTAGCAATCAAACAATAGCGCTGACATAGTGCCATTGGGTAGGGACAAACGGGACAGGACCTTACTTGTCCCAAAGCTTACCTCGTGAACTGGGGCCTGACTAGATGACTCTGCTCAGAAGAAAAGTCACCGTCCCGCACACGTGATGCTGGCGTCACGAACACAATCAACAGCACTCGGTCCGCAGAACTGCCAAAACCAGTTACACGGAGACTCCCTCTCTTTGCCTTTCGCAACCGCTTTCCACTTTGCATCATTAACCACAGTTGGCCAGCCAGGAATGCTTTCTGCGGACCGATCACTTTCCTTTCTGCTGGGGTGCAGTAGCACTGCATGAGCTGCAGGGTGGGTTTAGAGAGGTCACGGAGTTCAAGTTAGACCATTGAGATCCCGAAGCGGCAGCACATTCTGGAGCAGTCGAACCAATGCCTTCTGCATGGGTTAAATTCCTCCTGGAGGATTACTGGCGGCAGTCAGCTCCGGCAGTATTTGGTGCCGACTGATCGCGCCGCTGAAAAAAGGCCTTAATCACGCAGCAACCTTTGGCTTGTTGGATCAACAGCGCCTTGCCAGGTTTAGAAGTCCCACCTGGGGGATGAGCTGTGTTTTGAGGTGGTGCAGTGGCGCTGTACACCTGTCGGAGCCCTGCCGAATGAATCAGACGTGTTGTTTCctgaaattgttgttgtttcttgtgtCTTTCTGCTgacaaactaaaagaaaaaaagagcctgAACATATCTTGAAGGTGACATACATCTGCCCCTGCCCTCCCCACCCCTGTACTCCCTTCCTGGGTCCTATACCTCTCTCCCTTTAGGATCTACTTCGTGCCTGCAGAGCAGGACCAGAAAGAGGCCATCTAGTTCCTGGTGGAGCAGCATTTTCAATaacaggggagagaggagcCATGCACCGGGCTGAATGTCATCTCTTATCCTTTCCCTCAGACAGTTAGACTTCTTTGCACAGCAGCCTGCATCTCACCATTCAGTTCATTACTTGCTCTTATCAATACatatgcaatgtttttttttactattgtaTACTCTGGTCTTTGTCGCATCCATTTATGCCCCACATATAGGCAATTTATCCAGGGCCATTTGGAACACATTCAAACCTTCTAATTGGATTCTATTTGAGGAATCCAAATCAAAGCCAGTGAATATGGCTTAAAGCTTCTTTTGTTAAAAGGGATAATTTAGCACAGCCAGAGCTCTCCCTTTTTCTTAC
This genomic stretch from Gasterosteus aculeatus chromosome 20, fGasAcu3.hap1.1, whole genome shotgun sequence harbors:
- the LOC120810314 gene encoding uncharacterized protein LOC120810314 isoform X2, whose amino-acid sequence is MMRLVFLGLLLMLPAATAVSEDTDGSADGGIGAIIDDEDLFVQESRDLDGESPGEVAGVKEAADHLTMIIIIVAVAALILSAVVIITVVLVRRRLHNRQQGIYFVPAEQDQKEAI
- the LOC120810314 gene encoding uncharacterized protein LOC120810314 isoform X1, which translates into the protein MVNCSLVCMTSIKHLKMMRLVFLGLLLMLPAATAVSEDTDGSADGGIGAIIDDEDLFVQESRDLDGESPGEVAGVKEAADHLTMIIIIVAVAALILSAVVIITVVLVRRRLHNRQQGIYFVPAEQDQKEAI